The genomic interval AGACAAGCGAAATGTTAAGGCAGTAGTCCAACTGGACATGTggctttaatttaattttgagtcTTGCAATGTTTTATGTTTCATGGTGTTATTATCTGTTTTGAATGTCGCGCCGTTTTAAATGTAAGTATGTCTCTACTTTATTTTAAAGACTTACCGTAGCTTGATTGGGTTGTTAAAAACGAAAACGAGCCTAGGGTTAACCCGATTAAATACCAACAACTAATGGATGTAATGGCtttatatctttatatttttaatttatattcgtGACTTCAGGACCTGCTTATCAAGGGTTTGCGGCACTTCAGTAGTACCACGACATGCCTCACAAACAAACACACCCACCTCGACCCCAACCTTCACCAGCAACCCCACCAAGGCCATCGACGGAGCCAAAGACCCACCCATCCGGGTCAACACTCCACCTCTGGCTCTGCAGGCCGCATCCACGTCTCTGTCAACAAGAACGTTACTTTAGCGCACCACGTCCACCATGGGGACGATCAGGTGGGAGGACCCCGCCCCCTTTTGTTGTTGTTAGGCTGGCTTTTCGCAAAACCCTCCCACTTGAAGAAATTCAGCGACTTCTACACTGAACACGGCTTCGATGTGATGACAGTGCGGGTATGTATTGTGTcacattttgtataattatttaagcTTTGTCAAAATGAGGTGTGGCTTTTCGGTTTtccttgttctttttatatacGCTTACTATAAAATAGTATAATTGTATATTGTCATTTCAATTTTGGACAAAGCATAACATTTCTGATTCAATTACATTTGAATACATGTTTATACATATCATAACATCCGGTGTACTCGTTATTCATTCGGAAAATTGCTAAACATGTGCATCAATTGGTAAGAAGCCCTTTTTCCTAGCTAGATCCAGATAAATGTGAGTGGACAACACCAGATGTGCTTTCTCTTAGAATATGATTGACTATCTTGATTTCGATTTCTGTCTGAAAGGTCGTAAAATTCTAATAATTCACTTTATCACAACTGccttttttaggggggggggggatatggACAGCGGAATGGGTCTTTGTAAGTGAACACTTCTATGCTTTCTTAAATTCCAGTATTCATAACACTATGATTTCATTTCTTATACTTTGTTCAATTTATGGTATTTAACCCATGGACATTCTATGCGCATCATTTCCCGTTCAAGGTAACTCTCTCCCAGCTTCTCCGGCCCAAGACCGTACAGAGTCTCATGCAGCACGTCCTTGACCTCTGTTACGAAGGCCAACGTCGGGAGCAGCCGCTGCTGTGCCACGCCCTCTCCGTCGGCGGATACATGTACGGCGAGCTTCTCACAAGCCTCAATCGCTTCAGCGAGCGCTATCAAGACTTCGACAAGCGGTTGTTCGGGAAGATATTTGATAGTCCGGTCGACTTTTACGGGATTCCGAACGGCGTTGCTAGGGCGATGACCGGTGACCCGAAGAGGGTGCAGCGTATTGAAAAGATGTTGGAGTGGTATATGGAGAAATTCAGACCGGTCACGAAACAGTATATCAATTCGTCGGAAAACGTACACCGGAACGAACTGAAAACACCAGCGCTCTTCCTGTATTCGCAAAACGACCCCGTCGTAAACCCGGTACACATCGAGGCTTTAGCGCACACATGGCGCGGGCGGGGCATCAGGGCGGCGACCGCCTGTTGGGAGCGCGCCCCGCATGTCACTTCCTTCAAGATGTACCCGGAGGAGTACAAGAGTCATGTGATCAATTTTATTTGGGGAACCGGACTTCCCGGCCATAGGTTACCGAAAAGTGAGACTGCGTACGCTTCTGTGGAGAGCGACAACAATAAGGAACAGCTGGTCATGCAGATGGCATATGCATGAGAAAGAAGAAACCGGCTTTAGTCCTAGTTTTTCAAAGTTGTGTAAAACAACAGACCAACTGTTTGATACTTTGATTCTCAttcattgatatacatgtacatgtattgtgcttgttgttattatttgtatttgtttggaTATCAATTACGTCATGTACTTGGGTTTAATGGAATACTGTTGAAAATGCTTGAAGAGAGTCACCTTTATGAACGTTCGGTTCAGACATTTAATTAAGCAAACCATGGCTTCAACTATGTACA from Dreissena polymorpha isolate Duluth1 chromosome 1, UMN_Dpol_1.0, whole genome shotgun sequence carries:
- the LOC127835003 gene encoding transmembrane protein 53-like; the protein is MVSIRSIIGHHAQTKDLLIKGLRHFSSTTTCLTNKHTHLDPNLHQQPHQGHRRSQRPTHPGQHSTSGSAGRIHVSVNKNVTLAHHVHHGDDQVGGPRPLLLLLGWLFAKPSHLKKFSDFYTEHGFDVMTVRVTLSQLLRPKTVQSLMQHVLDLCYEGQRREQPLLCHALSVGGYMYGELLTSLNRFSERYQDFDKRLFGKIFDSPVDFYGIPNGVARAMTGDPKRVQRIEKMLEWYMEKFRPVTKQYINSSENVHRNELKTPALFLYSQNDPVVNPVHIEALAHTWRGRGIRAATACWERAPHVTSFKMYPEEYKSHVINFIWGTGLPGHRLPKSETAYASVESDNNKEQLVMQMAYA